TTGGGCTACGCGAAACACGAGATAGACGAGATGATCGCCTACATGCAGGGGACCGCAAACCTCACCGATTCGCCGCACATCAACGAGCACAGCCTGCGCGACAAGGGCTTCAACGAGGAGGATCTGGCCAGGGTCGTGCGCGCGCTGCCGGGCATCTACAGCCTGCCGTACGCGTTCAACGCGAACGTGTTGGGCAAGGAGGCGATGGCGCGCTTCGGATTCACCGAAGAACAGTACGATGCAAAGGACTTCAACCTTCTCCGCTCGCTGGGGTTTTCTGAGGCGCAGATTGACGAGGCGGGATTGCACATCTGCGGCTGCATGACGATCGAGGGCGCGCCCCATCTCAAGCCAGAGCATCTGGCTGTCTTCGATTGCGCCAACAAGTGCGGCGCCAGCGGCGAGAGGTTCATAGCGCCGATGGCGCACATAAAGATGATGGCCGCCGCGCAGAAGTTCATCTCGGGCGCAATATCGAAGACGGTCAACCTCACCAGGGAGACGACTGCGGAAGAGGTGGAGAAGATCTACATAGAGGCATGGAGGCAGGGGCTCAAGGCCGTGGCGCTTTACCGCGACGGTTCGAAGATGGCACAACCCCTCTCAGCGACAGCGAAAGAGCTCAAAAAAAAACTGGATACGAGTCCCGCGGAGGATGGCCTCGCTGCTGCGGCCCAGACCCAACCTGTTCTTAAGCGCAGCAGGCTGCCCAAGAAACGCCGCGGCTTCACCCAGGAGGCGCGCCTCGGCGGCCACAAGGTCTATCTCCGCACCGGCGAGTACGAGGACGGCACGCTCGGCGAGCTCTTCATAGACATGCACAAGGAGGGCGCCGCCTTCCGAAGCCTGATGAACTGCTTCGCAATCGCGATATCGCTGGGGCTTCAGTACGGCGTGCCGCTCGAGGAATATGTGGACTGCTTCACCTTCACCCGCTTCGAGCCGCAGGGGGTCTGCGACCATCCGAACATCAAGATGGCCACGTCGGTCATCGACTACATCTTCCGCGTTCTCGGCATGGAATACCTGGGGCGGACGGACTTCGTTCAGGTGAAGCCCACCAGGGACGAGGACCTCAAGATGCAGATGGAGAGCAGCACGGCGATAGACCGCAACGAGAAGAGCGAAAAGAAGGGCTGCTGCGAGGAGAAGAAGCAGCGTGCCGCGGTCGCGGTTACGAAGCCCGCGCTCGCCTCTTCATCGGACGGCCTGCAGACAACCGCGTCACAGGCGGTGGTCGTGAGCATAGCGGACGCAAAACGCGCTTCTCTCGGCGTAACCTCACAGCTCACAAGCATGATGGGCGACGCCCCCTTCTGCGATCAGTGCGGGCATGTCACCGTGCGCAACGGCGCATGCTACAAGTGCATGAATTGCGGGAGCTCGATGGGGTGCTCGTGATATGGGCAAAAACAATATCATCACAGAAGCAAGGGTATATCTAGTCGGTCGCCAGAGCGTGGACCAAAAGATGCTCACCGCATTCCTCGACGACGAGGGGCTCCTCTTCGAGACCGACACTGAGGTGCCTGCCGAGGTCCTGGCCGAGGCCGCAGGCCGTACCTGCTACATGTCCTTTGGCAAGGGCCGAAAGACCAACGCCGATTATCTCGAGCGTATAATTTCCAGCCACCACGGCTCGGTCCTCGAGCATGCTGTGTGGAATTTTCTTGTGACCGGGATCTCACGTTCTCTGACCCACGAGCTCATCAGGCACAGGGCCGGGTGGGGATATTCGCAGCTCTCTCAGAGATATGTGGATGAGTCCGAAGCTTGCTACGTCTGTCCGCCGTTCTACAGGGAGAACCCGGATCTCTACGCGAAATGGCTTGCCGCGGTCGAGGGCGCGCACAAGGCCTATATCGACCTCGTCGAGGCGACCGAGCCGTTCGTCGCGGAGGAGAACCCGGATCTTGCGCCCACCGAGCGCCGCAAGATCGTAAGGCAGTCCGCGCGCTCGGTCCTCCCCAACGCCTGCGAGACCAAGATATTCATCTCTGCAAACGCGCGCGCGCTGAGGCACTTCTTCGAGATGCGCGGCTCCTCCCACGCCGACGCCGAGATCCGCGAGCTAGCGGTGACGATGTGTCGCATCATGAAGGATGAGGCGCCGAACATCTTCGCAGACCTGGACATCGTGATCGAGGACGGTCTCGAGACCATCGCAGTCAAATATTCAAAAGTCTGATTGGAAGCTTGAAATTCCCTAGCGGATGAGGGAGCAGCCGCCGAGGCTGCCTTCGAATTTCATGCCCGGCGTCTCCGCTGCCTCTGTTGTCGTAGTTGAGTCTAAAACCGGGGCTGCGGCATCGATCTGTGCGGCGGTCTCAGGCGTCTTCTCGGCCAACTTGTCCTCGCACTCCTGCGCCGCCTGGCAGGCGTCGCCCACGCCGTTTCCGTCCGAATCCTCCTGCGAGAAGTTGGGGGTCTTGGGACAGTTGTCCTTATCGTCCGGGACGCGGTCTTTGTCTTCGTCCGCGGTCCTCTTAGCCAGGTCGCCCACCTGCTCGATCGGGGCCGGGCATTCCACGTTTACTCCGCTTATGCGCAGCACTGCCTGCATCTCCTCGGCCTGCTTCATGAGTTCATCCGGCGAACCCTCGACCGCCATGTTATATATGCAGCGGAACGCGTCGCCCTGTCCCTCTTCCTTCCGCGCATTCAAGATTTCGCAGTTCGGCTTGAAGAGGAAGGACTGCATGAGCCCTGTGGTCAGAAGATCGCCGGAGAAGTCCTTTGGCAGGAACCAGACGAAGAACCTGTCGTCCCCGATCTGGGTGTTCCACAAGGCGTTGTCCTCGACGAAATCGTAATCATTCGCTGATTTTAAAGATTTGGCATCGACACCCGCCGCCAGCCTTCCGTACACGACAGGCAGGCTCTCTGTGCCGTCCTCAGTTCTCACGAAGGTCAGCGAATAATCTTCGGCCTTGTCGCTGAGCACCCTCTTGTCGGACGAGGAACAATCGGCGATCATGGGGACCGCGTTCGCTGGTATGTTCATGTTCTTCATCAGGGTGTCGGTCTTCATGCCGAACATGGTATTTGCCGCAGGTTTGGAATCGGTCGGCTTCACCTGGGCGCTGTCCGTCCGTTTTTCCGCTGCGATTGATCGTGTGTAAGACACTGCGGCTATGGCCGCTGTGGCGACGACGATGGCTATCGCAAGAATCGAGATCCTCTTCATAGATCCTCCTTTTTATCAGCTCACCGGAAGCGTTTCATAGCAGGATTAATACCGCAATCCGACCAAAATGGGTATTGAAAACAAAGCCGGGGAAGGCTAATACCGCGCTCATGGAGATCAGGCGCAAGAAGATGCTTATAACAGGGTGTACCGGCTCCATTGGTCGGGAGGTGGCCATGGCCATGGCCCTGCCCGGCGTTGCGATGTGCCTTTGTTTTAGGGAGCAGGAGGAACAGGCCAGGGGGCTCGGCTTGAGGCTCTCGGAGATATGCGAGACGCACCTCATCCGATCGGATCTCTCACTCGCCGGCGCGCCCGAGAAAACGGTGGAGGAGTGCTGCGAGAGGATGGGCGGCATGGATCTGATGGTGCATTGCGCGGCGATACTCGAGAAGACGCCGTTTGGGACCGTTACCCCGGACCAATGGGAGAGGATATTGAACACGAATCTCAGGGCGTCGTTTTTCTTGGCCCAGGCGGCAGGGATGAGGATGCAGGCCGAGGCCGACGGCGGCTCCATGGTGTTCATATCGGATGTCGCTGCGAGGAGGCCCTACGGGGGTTATTTACCTTACTCGATATCAAAGGCCGGGATCGATTCCCTCGTCACGGGGCTTGCTCGATCGCTTGCGCCCAAGGTCACGGCGAACGCGATCGCGCCCTACGCCGTCGC
The genomic region above belongs to bacterium and contains:
- the thyX gene encoding FAD-dependent thymidylate synthase; the protein is MGKNNIITEARVYLVGRQSVDQKMLTAFLDDEGLLFETDTEVPAEVLAEAAGRTCYMSFGKGRKTNADYLERIISSHHGSVLEHAVWNFLVTGISRSLTHELIRHRAGWGYSQLSQRYVDESEACYVCPPFYRENPDLYAKWLAAVEGAHKAYIDLVEATEPFVAEENPDLAPTERRKIVRQSARSVLPNACETKIFISANARALRHFFEMRGSSHADAEIRELAVTMCRIMKDEAPNIFADLDIVIEDGLETIAVKYSKV
- a CDS encoding SDR family oxidoreductase; the encoded protein is MEIRRKKMLITGCTGSIGREVAMAMALPGVAMCLCFREQEEQARGLGLRLSEICETHLIRSDLSLAGAPEKTVEECCERMGGMDLMVHCAAILEKTPFGTVTPDQWERILNTNLRASFFLAQAAGMRMQAEADGGSMVFISDVAARRPYGGYLPYSISKAGIDSLVTGLARSLAPKVTANAIAPYAVAKHAGMTDAEWGEILERTPMRRATDASEIASIVKAVAQSETMTGQVIAVDGGRLLR
- a CDS encoding thrombospondin type 3 repeat-containing protein, which codes for MKRISILAIAIVVATAAIAAVSYTRSIAAEKRTDSAQVKPTDSKPAANTMFGMKTDTLMKNMNIPANAVPMIADCSSSDKRVLSDKAEDYSLTFVRTEDGTESLPVVYGRLAAGVDAKSLKSANDYDFVEDNALWNTQIGDDRFFVWFLPKDFSGDLLTTGLMQSFLFKPNCEILNARKEEGQGDAFRCIYNMAVEGSPDELMKQAEEMQAVLRISGVNVECPAPIEQVGDLAKRTADEDKDRVPDDKDNCPKTPNFSQEDSDGNGVGDACQAAQECEDKLAEKTPETAAQIDAAAPVLDSTTTTEAAETPGMKFEGSLGGCSLIR